In Panthera tigris isolate Pti1 chromosome C1, P.tigris_Pti1_mat1.1, whole genome shotgun sequence, the following proteins share a genomic window:
- the LOC102958462 gene encoding pre-mRNA-splicing factor SYF2 isoform X3, whose protein sequence is MAAEAEDKVPVDCAEEGELPPAAATELAAQKREQRLRKFRELHLKRNEARKLNHQEVVEEDKRLKLPANWEAKKARLEWELQEEEKKKECAARGEDYEKVKLLEISAEDAERWERKKKRKNPDLGFSDYAAAQLRQYHRLTKQIKPDMETYERLREKHSDGIESLWCYLHPALSQWRGVLPNIQQSSSRNTCAFHRRN, encoded by the exons ATGGCTGCGGAGGCTGAGGATAAG GTGCCGGTGGACTGCGCGGAAGAAGGGGAGCTGCCCCCAGCTGCGGCCACGGAGCTGGCCGCCCAGAAGCGCGAACAGAGGCTGCGCAAATTCCGGGAGCTGCACCTGAAGCGG AATGAAGCTCGAAAGTTAAACCACCAAGAAGTTGTGGAGGAAGACAAAAGACTTAAATTGCCTGCAAACTGGGAAGCTAAAAAAGCTCGTCTCGAATGGGAgttacaggaagaagaaaagaaaaaa GAATGTGCCGCCAGAGGGGAAGACTATGAGAAAGTGAAGCTGCTGGAGATCAGTGCGGAAGACGCGGAAagatgggagaggaagaagaagaggaaaaacccTGACCTGGGATTCTCAG ATTATGCTGCTGCCCAGTTACGCCAGTATCATCGGCTGACCAAGCAGATCAAACCTGACATGGAGACATATGAAAGACTGAGAGAAAAACA TTCTGATGGCATAGAATCTCTATGGTGTTACTTACACCCCGCTCTTTCTCAGTGGAGAGGAGTTCTACCCAACATCCAACAGTCTTCTTCACGGAACACATGTGCCTTCCACAGAAGAAATTGA
- the LOC102958462 gene encoding pre-mRNA-splicing factor SYF2 isoform X2, translating to MAAEAEDKVPVDCAEEGELPPAAATELAAQKREQRLRKFRELHLKRECAARGEDYEKVKLLEISAEDAERWERKKKRKNPDLGFSDYAAAQLRQYHRLTKQIKPDMETYERLREKHGEEFYPTSNSLLHGTHVPSTEEIDRMVIDLEKQIEKRDKYSRRRPYNDDADIDYINERNAKFNKKAERFYGKYTAEIKQNLERGTAV from the exons ATGGCTGCGGAGGCTGAGGATAAG GTGCCGGTGGACTGCGCGGAAGAAGGGGAGCTGCCCCCAGCTGCGGCCACGGAGCTGGCCGCCCAGAAGCGCGAACAGAGGCTGCGCAAATTCCGGGAGCTGCACCTGAAGCGG GAATGTGCCGCCAGAGGGGAAGACTATGAGAAAGTGAAGCTGCTGGAGATCAGTGCGGAAGACGCGGAAagatgggagaggaagaagaagaggaaaaacccTGACCTGGGATTCTCAG ATTATGCTGCTGCCCAGTTACGCCAGTATCATCGGCTGACCAAGCAGATCAAACCTGACATGGAGACATATGAAAGACTGAGAGAAAAACA TGGAGAGGAGTTCTACCCAACATCCAACAGTCTTCTTCACGGAACACATGTGCCTTCCACAGAAGAAATTGATAGGATGGTCATAGACTTGGAAAAGCA aaTTGAAAAACGAGACAAATATAGCCGGAGACGTCCTTATAATGATGATGCAGACATCGACTACATTAATGAAAGGAATGCTAAATTCaacaagaaagcagaaagatTCTATGGGAAATATACAGCTGAAATTAAACAGAATTTGGAAAGAGGAACAGCAGTCTAA
- the RSRP1 gene encoding arginine/serine-rich protein 1: MWPGSQQDESPSTSRSGQSSRLSSASRSRSSSRSSQSRSSVSSRASSRSRPRPRPRRRSRSRSRRRHQRKYRRYSRSYSRSRSRSRGRRYRDRRYGAPGRSRRSPSRPRSRSRSRSRGRSYYRRAYALAPGRRYYGFGRTLYPEDRRSRRGWSRSRSRSRSRSRSPTPFRLSEKDRMELLEIAKANAAKALGTVNFDLPASLRTVLAPKETNRRTAVPNNGAKSELSEKLTEDGTKNLNEKYCQQKSIAFSSNNSVAKPMLQKSAKATEETSTGSPKINEKKSPYGLWVPV, from the exons ATGTGGCCCGGCTCGCAGCAGGACGAGTCCCCCTCGACGTCCCGGTCGGGGCAGTCCAGCCGCCTGTCTTCGGCGTCCAGGAGCCGATCTTCTTCCCGAAGCTCTCAGTCCCGCTCCAGCGTCTCGAGCCGGGCGTCGTCGCGGAgtcggccccggccccggccccggcggAGGAGCAGGTCCCGGTCCCGGAGGCGCCACCAGAGGAAGTACAGGCGCTACTCGCGCTCCTACTCGCGCAGCCGGTCGCGCTCTCGCGGCCGCCGCTACCGGGACAGGCGCTACGGAGCGCCCGGGAGGTCCCGCCGCTCGCCGTCGCGGCCCCGCTCCCGCAGCCGGTCCCGCTCGCGGGGACGCTCGTATTACCGACGGGCCTACGCGCTGGCGCCGGGGCGGCGCTACTACGGCTTCGGCCGCACCTTGTACCCGGAGGATCGCCGCAGTCGGAGGGGCTGGTCCAGGTCCAGGTCCAGGTCCAGGTCCAGGTCGCGGAGCCCCACCCCTTTTCGCCTGAGCGAGAAAG atcgCATGGAGCTGTTAGAAATAGCAAAAGCCAATGCAGCAAAAGCTTTAGGAACAGTCAACTTTGACTTACCGGCCAGTCTCAGAACTGTCCTTGCACCTAAAGAAACAAACCGCAGAACAGCCGTACCAAACAATGGTGCAAAGTCTGAG CTGTCGGAAAAGCTAACAGAAGATGGAACTAAAAATCTCAATGAAAAGTATTGCCAGCAAAAGAGCATAGCTTTTAGCTCTAAT aattctGTAGCAAAGCCAATGCTTCAGAAATCAGCTAAAGCTACTGAAGAGACCTCTACAGgatctcccaaaataaatgagaaaaaaagtccaTATGGACTGTGGGTACCtgtctaa
- the LOC102958462 gene encoding pre-mRNA-splicing factor SYF2 isoform X1 has product MAAEAEDKVPVDCAEEGELPPAAATELAAQKREQRLRKFRELHLKRNEARKLNHQEVVEEDKRLKLPANWEAKKARLEWELQEEEKKKECAARGEDYEKVKLLEISAEDAERWERKKKRKNPDLGFSDYAAAQLRQYHRLTKQIKPDMETYERLREKHGEEFYPTSNSLLHGTHVPSTEEIDRMVIDLEKQIEKRDKYSRRRPYNDDADIDYINERNAKFNKKAERFYGKYTAEIKQNLERGTAV; this is encoded by the exons ATGGCTGCGGAGGCTGAGGATAAG GTGCCGGTGGACTGCGCGGAAGAAGGGGAGCTGCCCCCAGCTGCGGCCACGGAGCTGGCCGCCCAGAAGCGCGAACAGAGGCTGCGCAAATTCCGGGAGCTGCACCTGAAGCGG AATGAAGCTCGAAAGTTAAACCACCAAGAAGTTGTGGAGGAAGACAAAAGACTTAAATTGCCTGCAAACTGGGAAGCTAAAAAAGCTCGTCTCGAATGGGAgttacaggaagaagaaaagaaaaaa GAATGTGCCGCCAGAGGGGAAGACTATGAGAAAGTGAAGCTGCTGGAGATCAGTGCGGAAGACGCGGAAagatgggagaggaagaagaagaggaaaaacccTGACCTGGGATTCTCAG ATTATGCTGCTGCCCAGTTACGCCAGTATCATCGGCTGACCAAGCAGATCAAACCTGACATGGAGACATATGAAAGACTGAGAGAAAAACA TGGAGAGGAGTTCTACCCAACATCCAACAGTCTTCTTCACGGAACACATGTGCCTTCCACAGAAGAAATTGATAGGATGGTCATAGACTTGGAAAAGCA aaTTGAAAAACGAGACAAATATAGCCGGAGACGTCCTTATAATGATGATGCAGACATCGACTACATTAATGAAAGGAATGCTAAATTCaacaagaaagcagaaagatTCTATGGGAAATATACAGCTGAAATTAAACAGAATTTGGAAAGAGGAACAGCAGTCTAA